The following nucleotide sequence is from Achromobacter spanius.
GCCATGCTAATCCAGCATGGCTTCCGCTTCGATTTCAATCAGCCATTCGGGCAGCGACAAGCCGCTGACAATGACCCACGAGGATGGTGGCGGGTCCGCCGGAAAACGGTCGCGCAGCGCTTGGGCAATGACTTCCTGATCCTCACGCGCCGTTTCGCAGATGTAAATGCGCAGCATGATGACCTGCGCCATCGTGCCACCCGCGGCCGTCAGCACGCGCGCGATGTTGTCGAGCGCGGCCTCGGTTTGCTCTTGAAGCCCCGGGCCGACGGTGCGTTCGTTGATATCCACGCCGACCTGGCCCGACAGCAATATCCTGCGCTGCCCGGTGACAATCACCGCCTGGCTGAATCCGTACTGGACGGTGTTGAAAACGGTATCGGGATTGACCACGGTTCTGGACATGCTGCGCTCCTGTGAACAGCGCGCCCCGCAGCGCGCCAAAACGGCCATTCTAACGATAGGCCTTTCACATTGCCGCGCTTGCCGCAGGGCGCGCTCGCGCGCCCGGCAAGGCTACCAGCAGCACGACCGCCCCTGCCACGACCGCCGTCCAGAAGCCCGCCTGCACGCCGTAATGGTCGACGACCCAACCGGCCATGGCCGCGCCAGCGGCCACGCCCGCCCCCAACCCAGTGACCAACCACGTCAACCCTTCGGTCAGGCGTTGGCCCGGCACACTGCTTTCCACGAGCGCCATGCCGATAATCATGGTTGGTGCAAACGACAAGCCGGCCAGCAACACGCCCAGTGACAGCGTGATCAGGTCATTCACCAACAGCAGCGGCAAGGTCGTGAACGCCGTCACGGCTGCCGCGATCGACAGCATGCGGCCAAGCGGCATTTGAAACTTCATGACGCCGAACACCAACCCCGCCACGCACGATCCCAGCGCATAGGCCGACAGCACGACACTGGCGCCTGCCGGCACGCCCTGAGCGCGAGCGAAGGCCACGCTCAACACATCAATTGTGCCAACGATGACGCCCATGGCCGACATCATGGCCACCAGCGCGAGCATGGATGGCATGCGCAGCACCGACGCCTCGCGCCCTGCCTGCCTGAGCTGTACCGCGGGTGCGGTGGCGCGCTGCAGCACAAAGGCCGTCACACCCACGGCCAACAGCAACGCGGCGGCCAACGGCCCTGCCTGTGGAAACCAGGCCACGCTAAGCCCCACGGCCAAGGGAGGCCCGAGGATAAAGCTGATTTCGTCCGCCACGGACTCCAACGCGTAAGCGGTGCGGAGTTGCGATTGATCGCGGAAGATCTCTGTCCAGCGCGCGCGGATCATCGCCGGCATGCTGGGCAAGGTGCCGGCCAAGGCGGCGAATAGAAACAGCGTCCAGTCCGGTGCGCCCCATTGCACACACGCGGCCAGGCAGATCAGGGCCGCAACGCAGAGGGCGGCTG
It contains:
- a CDS encoding RidA family protein, giving the protein MSRTVVNPDTVFNTVQYGFSQAVIVTGQRRILLSGQVGVDINERTVGPGLQEQTEAALDNIARVLTAAGGTMAQVIMLRIYICETAREDQEVIAQALRDRFPADPPPSSWVIVSGLSLPEWLIEIEAEAMLD
- a CDS encoding MFS transporter, yielding MPNPYRELFKAPGATGFVVAGAIARLPLPMIGIGIITMLSEVQGSYALAGAVAATFALATALLAPRISRLVDRHGQGRVLPVAAALCVAALICLAACVQWGAPDWTLFLFAALAGTLPSMPAMIRARWTEIFRDQSQLRTAYALESVADEISFILGPPLAVGLSVAWFPQAGPLAAALLLAVGVTAFVLQRATAPAVQLRQAGREASVLRMPSMLALVAMMSAMGVIVGTIDVLSVAFARAQGVPAGASVVLSAYALGSCVAGLVFGVMKFQMPLGRMLSIAAAVTAFTTLPLLLVNDLITLSLGVLLAGLSFAPTMIIGMALVESSVPGQRLTEGLTWLVTGLGAGVAAGAAMAGWVVDHYGVQAGFWTAVVAGAVVLLVALPGARARPAASAAM